One window of Paenibacillus sp. FSL K6-3182 genomic DNA carries:
- a CDS encoding TetR/AcrR family transcriptional regulator — MPYPKGHKMKVRNKIVESAAQAFRTKGILDVSVPFIMKGAGLTHGGFYSHFDNKEQLVAEACRYAISDTIAILQNAADQEKQNPKINSVIDYYLSPYHRDKTEMGCILPALSGEISRSSEEVRQVFTHELERMIAFISNLAEIDTTKGSALISTMVGTLVLARSVHDPELSATLLSAGKQYAKELVRA; from the coding sequence ATACCGTATCCCAAAGGTCATAAGATGAAAGTGCGGAATAAGATCGTTGAAAGTGCTGCCCAAGCTTTTCGCACGAAGGGCATACTCGATGTAAGTGTTCCGTTCATTATGAAGGGGGCAGGACTTACGCATGGAGGGTTTTATTCACACTTTGACAACAAAGAACAGCTGGTCGCCGAAGCCTGCCGGTATGCGATCAGCGATACCATAGCCATTTTGCAGAATGCTGCTGATCAGGAGAAGCAAAATCCCAAAATCAATAGTGTCATCGATTATTATTTAAGTCCGTATCACCGCGACAAAACAGAGATGGGCTGCATTCTTCCTGCTCTTTCTGGCGAAATTTCCCGTTCTTCCGAAGAGGTCCGGCAGGTATTCACCCACGAACTGGAGCGGATGATTGCTTTTATTTCCAATCTAGCGGAAATTGACACAACCAAGGGCAGCGCACTGATCAGTACAATGGTCGGCACTCTTGTTCTTGCACGGTCTGTTCACGATCCAGAACTGAGCGCTACTCTTCTTTCGGCAGGCAAGCAGTACGCCAAAGAGCTGGTTAGAGCTTAG
- a CDS encoding AAA family ATPase encodes MLLANNVKLKDLLNGNKMDTSSFLHIAIALTESVHKAHKQNLLIGHLNPAGILIQSEINSVVLTDERIIDYAYLSPEQTGRINRKADERSDLYAIGMIFYHMLAGRLPFQAQNREEWLHAHLAIVPMPLREVRLELEDSLENIIMKLLSKRPEDRYQSAFGLLFDLKSCASSMEKKGEIIPFEIARVDEASRFQPPKTLFGREMEGRALREVLQQAQAGVSSFVFVSGSAGSGKTALIREFQVLARKEGSLFIGGKCDLMNRDVPLSPLLQALRSLIRQIYSQSPERMAKLKLQLEEALGQGAAVIVQLLPEAAKLFGELPSVEPLPPAEAAIRFHRLIPLFMNIFAEKEHPLLIFLDDLQWADSATLDVLRSLAHAPNRLNLLVLGTFRVETASGCSDNGANQGEAAVWMENTLNLQHASSSIPVQHIALEALTYLDVRQVLSHVLNENSARVRTLAEVLYHRTGGNPLFVHRLLDSLYRENKLYYDEEAAIWNWDGAAVAQIPEHPDILHLIGTRIRMLSPDMVELLAIGAAIGHRFHSSTIALVSGRSPLHTLQLLRLVEEEGLLSREIEMDDAAADEGYYTFMHDRVQQAAYMTIAEAEKASLHLTIGRVLRDHSLEEREHSIYDVVYHLNMGSDKLVNEAEKMELAEYNYQAGLKSKAATAFAAALHFFEKGLQLAGGDWRSTSSLAYRLMLELPECEFMCRRIDKAEALLEQLMSCTTDLVERSQIYLKRIAMYSYLKNDELAVHIGKQALAEFGWIFSSKPSKAVIVKELIMTQGALFSMRHEIMNLPINRNPEYKALSDLVMAISSSVFTLSLELSAVLFSRFIRYALKHGSNEAFAFMLAGYGMIIFKISFYHTGPQYIDLAFKLSASFESSDLRSRLHYIKGLVGLQQNPEASAKHFEQSIYYGMESINLSYVSIAMLTSTTTHTGDLHTLTARISNYEEISQQLLDEVTVNVFRIARWYVAQMQDGAGEYDEVVVPLLKDRFEEKLNNEVYYTCTSQIEIAYLFGRYHDALEWVEKGKFNTYRQTRMQVRKQHIYHSLTLAAMYAEAAVDEQKGIRAKLNKQLRSMRQWTGYYGNESSAYLLITAELHRIDGDRVNAAKGFEGATREARREGNGLMEAISCERASIFYREAGSITGADVLIADACAAYSRWGATAKAKRLMESNSKLKLAMAELQTESVAATEEIGQVSTIHETTPMFVDEKAFIRQITDWSRKADDSNVMSQFLESALRYSGAEKGYMLESHEEIFTIADHAGTRNESDGEVSYAEAIVRYVVKTGDSVVLANASRSSYAADPYITRSKSQSVLCMPVSFPGTSLKSVLYLENNLFSDVFTKEILEVLDLMIARMVYLKSSEEFLIQSSASASSSDSEYSPLDNADNTAEPQPLVELLTNREAEILYALTDGLSNKEIAYRFGLKESTVKSYVFHLYGKLGVKRRSQAIARAKELELVT; translated from the coding sequence ATGGATACATCTTCCTTTTTACATATAGCGATCGCGCTGACTGAATCCGTACATAAGGCTCATAAGCAAAACCTACTGATCGGTCATTTGAATCCAGCAGGGATACTCATTCAATCGGAAATAAATAGTGTTGTGCTCACAGACGAAAGAATAATAGATTACGCCTACCTATCTCCTGAACAAACAGGCAGAATCAATCGTAAAGCTGACGAACGAAGCGATTTGTATGCAATCGGCATGATATTTTATCACATGCTCGCAGGTCGTCTGCCCTTTCAAGCTCAGAATAGGGAAGAATGGCTGCATGCCCATCTTGCGATTGTGCCAATGCCTTTGCGTGAGGTGCGTTTGGAGCTGGAGGATTCTCTCGAAAATATAATTATGAAGCTGTTGTCGAAGAGGCCAGAAGACCGCTATCAGAGTGCTTTTGGATTGTTGTTTGATTTGAAAAGCTGTGCTTCTTCTATGGAGAAAAAAGGAGAGATCATCCCTTTCGAAATCGCTCGTGTCGATGAGGCTAGTCGGTTTCAGCCGCCAAAAACTCTTTTTGGTCGTGAAATGGAAGGAAGGGCGCTCCGCGAGGTTTTGCAACAGGCGCAAGCCGGCGTGTCTTCGTTCGTATTCGTTAGCGGAAGTGCAGGCAGTGGAAAAACCGCGCTTATTCGAGAGTTTCAGGTGCTGGCTAGAAAAGAAGGCAGTCTGTTCATTGGAGGAAAATGTGATCTGATGAATCGTGACGTTCCTCTCTCGCCGCTCTTGCAGGCTCTGCGGAGCTTGATTCGGCAAATATACAGCCAGTCCCCTGAACGAATGGCAAAGCTGAAGTTACAGTTGGAAGAGGCATTAGGTCAAGGAGCAGCTGTTATCGTACAGCTGCTGCCAGAAGCAGCTAAGCTTTTTGGCGAACTTCCGTCTGTGGAGCCGCTGCCTCCTGCTGAAGCGGCTATTCGGTTTCATCGCTTGATTCCTCTTTTTATGAATATATTTGCTGAAAAGGAACATCCTCTCCTTATTTTTCTAGACGATCTACAATGGGCAGACTCAGCTACGTTGGATGTCCTTCGTTCGCTTGCCCATGCTCCCAATCGACTAAACTTACTAGTACTAGGAACGTTCAGAGTGGAAACGGCTTCTGGCTGCTCGGACAACGGAGCAAATCAAGGTGAAGCAGCCGTATGGATGGAGAACACACTTAACTTGCAGCATGCAAGCTCATCCATACCTGTACAGCATATCGCCCTCGAAGCGCTGACCTATTTGGATGTAAGGCAAGTTCTTTCGCATGTTCTTAACGAAAATTCGGCTCGTGTACGAACACTTGCAGAGGTGCTATATCATCGAACAGGCGGTAATCCACTATTCGTACATCGTCTTCTAGACAGCCTGTATCGTGAGAATAAGCTTTATTATGATGAGGAAGCTGCGATTTGGAATTGGGATGGTGCGGCAGTTGCACAAATACCGGAACATCCTGACATTCTTCATTTAATCGGGACCCGTATTCGTATGCTTTCACCGGATATGGTTGAGCTGCTTGCCATAGGTGCTGCGATTGGTCATCGTTTTCATTCCTCTACGATCGCTTTAGTAAGCGGCCGCTCTCCGCTTCATACACTTCAGCTTTTACGTTTAGTAGAGGAAGAGGGTTTATTAAGTAGAGAAATTGAAATGGATGATGCAGCAGCGGATGAAGGTTATTATACATTTATGCATGACCGTGTGCAGCAGGCAGCTTATATGACTATTGCCGAAGCGGAAAAAGCGAGCTTGCATCTGACCATCGGCCGTGTGCTACGCGACCATTCATTAGAAGAGCGTGAACACTCCATTTATGATGTGGTGTATCACTTGAATATGGGCAGCGATAAGCTGGTAAATGAAGCAGAAAAGATGGAGCTAGCTGAATATAATTATCAGGCCGGTTTGAAATCGAAGGCAGCAACAGCATTTGCGGCTGCTCTGCACTTTTTTGAAAAAGGCTTGCAGCTTGCGGGGGGTGATTGGAGGAGTACGAGCTCACTAGCCTATCGTCTGATGCTGGAGCTGCCTGAATGTGAATTTATGTGCCGTCGCATAGACAAGGCAGAAGCTCTGCTCGAACAATTGATGTCCTGTACTACGGACTTGGTGGAGCGCTCTCAGATTTACCTGAAACGCATAGCCATGTATTCGTACTTGAAGAATGACGAGCTTGCTGTCCATATTGGAAAGCAGGCGCTGGCGGAATTTGGCTGGATTTTTTCCAGTAAGCCCTCTAAAGCTGTCATCGTAAAGGAATTGATCATGACGCAAGGTGCATTATTTAGTATGCGGCATGAGATTATGAATTTACCGATTAATCGTAATCCTGAGTATAAAGCCTTGTCGGACTTGGTCATGGCGATATCTTCTTCTGTATTTACATTAAGCCTTGAACTGTCTGCTGTACTTTTCTCGAGGTTCATTCGCTACGCTCTAAAGCATGGAAGCAACGAAGCGTTCGCTTTTATGCTTGCTGGCTATGGCATGATTATTTTTAAAATTTCTTTCTACCATACGGGACCCCAATATATAGATTTGGCATTTAAGCTATCAGCCTCCTTTGAAAGCTCGGATTTGCGAAGCAGACTGCACTATATTAAGGGGCTTGTTGGGCTGCAGCAGAATCCTGAAGCAAGCGCCAAGCATTTTGAACAATCGATTTATTATGGGATGGAATCAATTAATCTGTCTTATGTAAGTATCGCTATGCTAACCTCTACGACCACTCATACCGGTGATTTGCATACACTTACTGCTCGGATTTCGAATTATGAAGAAATTTCACAGCAGCTGCTGGATGAAGTCACAGTTAATGTCTTTCGCATTGCGAGGTGGTATGTGGCACAAATGCAGGATGGAGCGGGCGAATACGATGAAGTCGTAGTGCCGTTGCTGAAGGATCGATTCGAGGAGAAGCTGAATAATGAGGTTTATTATACTTGTACCAGCCAGATTGAAATTGCTTATTTGTTCGGACGATATCACGATGCCCTGGAATGGGTAGAGAAGGGCAAATTCAACACGTATCGTCAAACCCGGATGCAAGTGCGCAAACAGCATATTTACCATTCCCTGACGCTTGCTGCCATGTATGCGGAGGCAGCGGTGGATGAGCAAAAGGGCATTCGTGCAAAGCTTAACAAGCAATTGCGCAGCATGAGGCAATGGACGGGATATTACGGGAATGAATCTTCAGCATATTTGCTCATAACAGCTGAGCTCCACCGTATTGATGGTGACCGAGTGAATGCAGCCAAAGGATTTGAGGGAGCGACCCGAGAAGCTCGAAGAGAAGGAAATGGGCTAATGGAGGCTATTTCTTGTGAGCGTGCTTCAATCTTCTATAGGGAAGCTGGGAGTATTACCGGAGCGGATGTTCTGATTGCAGATGCCTGCGCTGCTTATTCAAGATGGGGTGCAACTGCTAAAGCAAAAAGACTGATGGAGTCAAATTCCAAGCTGAAATTAGCTATGGCGGAACTACAAACAGAAAGCGTGGCTGCCACTGAGGAAATTGGACAAGTAAGCACTATCCATGAAACCACGCCAATGTTCGTTGATGAAAAGGCGTTTATACGGCAAATTACAGATTGGTCAAGAAAGGCAGATGACTCTAATGTAATGAGCCAATTCCTGGAGTCGGCACTTCGGTATTCCGGTGCGGAAAAGGGATATATGCTGGAGAGCCATGAAGAGATTTTTACCATTGCAGATCATGCTGGCACTAGAAATGAGAGTGATGGAGAGGTTTCGTACGCGGAGGCTATCGTCCGTTATGTGGTTAAGACAGGTGATTCGGTCGTGCTTGCAAATGCTTCACGCAGTTCATACGCAGCTGATCCCTATATCACTCGCAGTAAGTCTCAGTCTGTTCTTTGTATGCCGGTTTCCTTTCCAGGAACATCATTGAAATCTGTTCTTTATTTGGAGAATAATCTGTTCTCCGATGTATTTACGAAGGAGATACTGGAAGTGCTGGATCTTATGATTGCACGTATGGTTTATTTGAAATCGTCAGAGGAATTCCTAATTCAAAGCAGTGCGTCTGCGTCTAGTAGCGATTCGGAGTACAGTCCATTAGATAACGCTGACAATACTGCAGAGCCACAGCCGCTAGTTGAACTGCTGACAAATCGTGAAGCAGAGATTTTGTATGCTTTAACCGATGGATTGTCAAATAAGGAAATCGCCTATCGTTTTGGATTAAAGGAAAGCACCGTGAAAAGTTATGTATTCCATCTATACGGAAAATTAGGCGTGAAACGGCGCAGTCAGGCCATTGCGCGTGCAAAAGAATTAGAACTGGTTACTTAG